The DNA sequence aatattatatttataatcgCGTACCTGCAAATAAAATAAGATTCCCCTTTGTAAAGCAAATAATTGAAggagaaaagaaatgaaaaataaGTCAGACTTCTAATATTATTTATTGTTTCTATAATTAAGCATGCAGGTATTACCCATTTTTACTGTATAATAAAAATTAAAGAGATAGTGAATTTAAGCATAAATACAATTATTCAATTACTTACCACCTGTAGATCCAGGAAAACCTTCTACTAGAATGTAATCTATGGTGGCATATGTATTTGTCTTTTGGAATTTTGCAGAAGCTCCTTTCCAAATTTTGATCTTCTGCCCTGATTGCCACAATTTTCCTTTCCTGCTTACTTTTTTGCAAACCCTTACAActacatatatatacatagtaGAGAAATTCCTATAGTTAAAAAAGTATTGGTTAAATTATAGTAAGAAGTAGCCATAAATATTAACCAGAAAAAGAACATGAATCttggtaaattaaataataaaataattatctTGCATGCACCCTCACCATGGGGAGTAATACCAAGTAACCATTTATTTGAAGGATTAACATTGGCCATTACAGTTTCTTGGTCGTTGCAGACAACTTCCTCGTCAAACTTGGTATGCATGTTCAAGATCCAGTCTTTATACAGCCTCTCCAGTTGGGGAAGTGACCATATATTTTCTTCTTTAAGAATTTGGACATGTAGCCCTGTAAGTCCATGAGAAAAGATAAGAAAAGCTTTATTGCATTAATTAAGATAGGTAAAAGATGAGACGGGATGTACAATTGGTTGATTGTTTCAACACTAATACCTTGGTGGTCACGAGGCAGTTGAGCACCAAAGCTCTTCAAGGCATTCGTGTACGGATCTTCATGCATCAAGTCAGTCTAGAAAACAAAATCACTTAAGATTacattaaaatataaaaacaaTTATCTACCAAATTGCCGTATACAAATTTTTATGTCAAATGTACTACATAATTAGTAGCAAACATGGCTGTACGGTGTACCTATTTAATTACATACCTTGCATTGTGTTGGGAAAAAACCACCATCTGTCTCTGCAATCAGAATTGGGGTAATTTAAAACCAGCTCTCTTTTTGTTGTTATAATTTGTTTTATGTAAGCAGGACCTTAGAGTTATAATTAAAGTTTACCTATAATATGACTAAAGTTAAAACTAAAGTTACTGAACATTACATAGTTTGTACACCCTGTGTGTATATGTAAAACTATCCATATCCAAACTCTAAGGTTCTACACTGATATTTTAATtatgtatataaatattatatgttttCTTACCGATGAAGCATTTAACTCTAGAGTAGCATCTTTTTAATCTATATGCTTCATCACCAGTTTTGAGCTTGGGCTCCATAAATGGAAGTAGTGCCTGAGTTGAGTTATGATGGAGCAAACTGTTCAGTCATCATATataaaacaaatttaaaaatgATCAAATATAGGAAGGTATAGCTTACCCAACAAGCATTTGGAAGTAAACGCCCAAGCCGCCTCACAGATACACAACTAAAGCCTTCAATACCATATCCACTCACATCCAGCTCTTTAATAATCCTATCAGTGTTTTCTTCCCCCTTCGTAAATAATAAATACACATGCTggatttataaaataatataaaataaatatatacatatacgATGTCTCATTTAATCAAAAAGAGGTAGCAAAAGTCTTTTGCACAAGTTCTCTATGTATGCATTTTGAGTAAAGTGATATAGGGTTGTCAATGGATGGGATTTGTATTGGATCGGTCTTGATTCATATCGTGATCAATTTAATTTTACCTAATTCGGATTCGGATCGGATATTAATCAGATTTCTTATAGGCCGATTCATATTCGGATTTGTTAGGATCGCTGGTAATGGATTAGAGTCCAAgttgtttataattttaaaaaaaaattatataaaaaataccATGTATCAATTTAAACATGTATTATAATAATTGAATTATAAATACAAATATATTAACAAGAATCATGATAACAAACATGACTAATAAAGCAAAAGTTCAGCAGAGATTAAAACTTAATAAGGGGACTTCAACTTATATACAAGCTCTTTGTAAATCTTGTTTACAACAAGCAACGTGGGTGCCAATCTAATTCAATGTAATACCTCTCTCATAAACTTTAATACTTGAAAGTTAACACCTAAACAAGTTGTACAAGTGATAATCAAAAAATTAAGATACATAtaatatgttatatatatataatatattgtattatatgtgaataatattatatatataaaaaatataaagtCGGATGAGATCGTTAACGGATCGGATCGTTCTAAATACATATGTGTTACTTATCGGATCGGATCATTATCGGATCAGATTTTTTTCGGACCggattttatttttaatgatcCATATCCACtctttaataaaatttcaaatattattctAATAGTCAAATGAATAACCTTTAATTGTTCTTTTAACAGTAGGTTAATAAATATTGATGATAACGAATTTAAAATGagataacttactatataaaCATGAGATACAACTAAACACTAGGATTTCATAAGTATATACATATCTACCTGGATTATTGGAAAGTATACAAATGTCATTCTTGCATTTCCTTTCCTAGATGTGCATGATGGTGATCCTGAACAACCAACATTCTTAATTACTAAATGTCATATTTGCACTTGCTAGCAATTACAATATTTTAATTTCTAAGAAACCTAGTAAGACTGTAGGCTACACTTGAACACAAGAAATAGTTACCAGCAACTTCTGGAATGGATGATAAGCAAAGCTGCAATTTGAATTCTGGGCCACTGCAGGCgtgcaagttagtgatggaaacCTTTCCACCATCTATATAAGCTAAATTTTGGCCATTCACCTGGAGAACAATAAGGAATTATAATCCAATAAATGCTAAATGGTTTCAAAAGATTTAAATTATAGATCTCCAACAAATATAATGTTAAAATGTTGCAATAAGATTAATAGGTTTGTACCTGAAACTCAACTGGCTTGACCCTAAGAGCACATGTTTTATCAATCTGTCCAGTGGTAACTCAACATATGTAAGCATAAAAAGCTAGGTAGATCTACTAGCTCTTTATTATTTTTTCTGAATAAATATGTATAGTAGCAAGAAAGTAACCTGGATGTAAGGGAAATAGATATCCTTAAGTCTGCACAGGAGTTTATGTAACCCTACACCTCCCATATGAAGATCAAAAATTTGCACCTGTCAGTTTAGTGTTAGTATGGAGGAGATATTTGGAGGTGCTTATTTACATATATACGCAAACTGCAGCAGTTACCTTTGTAAATCTTCCCCTGAATGATTCTATCAGATCCTCTTCTGAGGTGCTTGGCATTCCACCCTCAGTCTAAATTTTTTATGGCAAGTCAATTGAAGTTGAGAGTGTGTAACTAGCTAGAAAAAACATAAAATTAAACATCATAAAGATTAAATTCATAAATCGGGTGATATTACCATCTTTATCAGAGCTCCACTTGAATCTTGTAGGGAGCCATCACTTTCGATATCAATGATACATATTTCCCCAGAGGCCTTTGTGTTTGAGCATATTCTGGCACGCCTAATTAGAAGCAGATAGGTAACAGACAAATTTTAAAACCTAATCAAGATTTTCCTGTCGAATTTAGTCTTTTTTTCTTGCAGTGTCAATATATAGAATTTTGTTGCCGAAATATACAGATATGACAATAGGCACAAAGAGCAATAAACTGAATTTCCAGTTGCTTACCTCCCTAAATGCATAGAGGAAACAGCTACTCCATATCCAAACTTGCCAAATAAAGGCTGCACTTATCAAAGAAATTGTCAATACACCCGAAATGttattaaaatgaaaatataaaaaatgaaTAGTTGACCGTCAAGTACAGATCACTGTCCCCTACTGATTGTTGGTTAAGTTCCTGCTCTCGAGAGGCACTTAGGCCCCTGAAATTAGTAGAAGATAAAAAATTAGGTATCAAAAGAGTACGACATATAGAACATTCTGCAGTCAATGTTAACCAGAAATCCCTTGAAAGGTACATGTGCAACTGCTatactataaataaaattatagaccAAACCTTTTGCATGTGTCCACTCAGATATTATACCAAATAGAAAcatttgcatatatatatatatatatatacacatatcaACATCTTACCACTGCACAATAGAGGTCTCCTGGCTAGAATCTATGCTGGTTCCATTGTGAAAAATAGAGATAATATCTTTGTTGATGTCAATACTGCAAATAAAATTTAGGTCACCATGGAGTATAATATATGTTTAGGTGATATTTAAACCACTTAAACCTATCAAATCTGGGTTCACTTAAACCACCATTGAAATGCAAACTATATATAATAGATCTTCAAAAAATTTGAATAAGCAagttaaaaattgatgaaaacaaACAATTAGGTGTTTAATTAGTACTCCTTCGTCACCTCAATTATGTCCAACACATGttttaaggtgcatataacatatagttctataacttaaaaaatatatatatgaaaCTATTTAAAGAAATGAGGGGTGCAGAGGGATTTAAAAGATACACATATGCTACTTTTTTTTAACAATGATACGACCTAATCACCTCTTTAGATTGATTGAGTCTTATGTAGCTAATCATTGAGATACAGTAGAGGCACAAGATCAAAATATATAAACAATCACATCAAAGGGTTTTCCATACCTAATTTGTCTGAAGTTATTGTGATCTGACCATGAAGCTTGCAATGAATTATCCTGACATGTTAAAAGTTTACAAATGATTAATTATAGATTAGATTATTATAAAAAAAAGTTTATAAATGATTAATCATAAATTAGATTGTAATAACAAAATATCACCACAAGTATTTAGATCTAGAGATTCATACTTACAATCAAATCGGCTAGAGCGGCTTCAAAATTGTATTTTTGCTTTATTTGCTCAAATTTTGATAATTGTTTTGTCCTTTTAGGACATTTGGCCTCCCTACCCTCCTCCCTATGCATCCTTTTCAAGTTAGATGAGGTGGACTCCATTTCGATCCTGAGAATTATTGGGAGTTAGTGCATACATATTAATTAGCAtataaacacacacatatatatacacacacacaaatTATAACAAAAATCAAACTTAACCATTACTGATTATAATTACACAAATTACCAATCTATATAGCACAAAATATAACCAATTAATTATGAACATTTTTCGCAATATACTGGATCTATATGTTTCCCAGATCTACTTGTAAAGGGATCAGATAGAAGGATTAAGTGGGGTCTTTGCTTACAATAAGGATGTTTTCCTTAACAATGGTGGTGGTTGCTATTAAAATTGTTGATATAGGGAAAAAAATCAAACTTAACTATCACGATCTTTATATTTACACAAATTACTAATCCATGTAAtgcaaaattaaaaaaatagtaatTACCAATTATTATTGAAATTAATAAATCTACTTGTTTTTAGGGAATTTACTTGTAATAGAGTTTCTGGATACTTGTGAAAGAACTATAAAGAAAGGGGGTTTCTTAAATTGAAGTCACCTTGTTATTAGAAGTTTGATTGAAGGTGCTATATAATCAAAGATAAAAACATACTCTCATGTATATATCTAAGGACTTGTTTGTTTACCAAATCTACCTATTTTTTATCACATGTATTTGTTAGAGCAGATCTACATGTGATAGAGTAAATTTACCTGAAAATATACAATTTATGACTGTATGTTTGTGCCAAGAGAGATGAAATTGATTAGATTGCTTCACAATGTAAATAAGGAGGTGGTTGTGATGAAAAAGGCCTATGTGCCAAGAGAGATGAAATTGATTAGATTGCTTCACAATGTAAATAAGGAGGTGGTTGTGATGAAAAAGGCTATAGAGATAAGAGAGGTAGGTGGTAGAGATTTTTGTTTGAAACTAAGATTGATGATACAGATAAAGATATAAATATGGATATTAATGTAAATTGTGAGTGTGTGGATATGAACATGAATGTGCTTAATGTGTGTCTGTCTCAAtatgtgtgtgtgagtgtgtgttGATATTAAGTTACTTTTTGGACATGAATTGGTACTTTTAAGATTCTCTTcatattattaataaatattcTCCTTTTTTCTTCTATTATTTATTCATTATAATAGAATGATACACCTTATTTTATGAATATGTATACATTTGGCTAGTTGTTTATATGTAGTTGATTAACAAAAACCATGATTCCTATAAACATTTGAAAAatattacttttattttgaaatcaTAGTTTGAATATTGCCTACaacataaaataatttaattttaatattaataactTTAAAgatacaaataaaaatatatggtTCAAATCTTATCAAACCAATAACATATTCTATTTTATTATCTTCCACAATTTATTTCTTTCTAGTAGAAACTCTGTATTAAAAAATAAGTTAAAACTTGATAAATATTAAAGTAATCTATGAGATACTAGCTAGTAATAATAGAAAATAAAAGGTTAATTGGGTAAAGAAAATTTAaagttaaatttataaaagatttatttaGATTTTAAATCAAGCCTATATTAATTTTGAGGTGTGCAGACTTAACTTTCACATGAGACCTTGAATCCttaccagctaccagtgctacatcttcaatgacaatatttccagaaattaatttgccatatcccattgtgaaaccttttttattgtctccaaaagtcactaatgggcaaAGTGTGATAGGAGGGCCATATCACGTGTCATATGTCTTGAgaatccactgtctatgatccatatgactttctttcctttgccctgtcATATGTTTGATTGCATTTATTAACGTGACTTTCTTTCGATGTTCGATTTTTTCATGACAAGGGAAGAATAGATAAAATAGGACTCATGTACTGTACCAATAGACATCGAACATTCAACATTCATATAATGTTCTCAGGACACCCTTATCTTCTAATAGATACAAAATATACTTTTCATCATTATTTAATAAGTCAAATATTTTCATCGTATTTTCCTGACTTATATTCAAATCAAATTGATATGGCTTATACAATACTAATTAAAATTACATTCACGTCAAACTCATCAAAAATTAAAGCATTAGTTTTGAAAATTGGAGAACTCAACTTATATATTCTCTGAGTTAAGTTTTGATGTTGCAAAACATCTACTAATTAATAATCATCGAAATACGATTTTGATGCACCTTTAACATGATGTTTTTCATCGTTCCTATCTTTATAAACATCATCAAGACTCTTCTTGGGTGATCTTTTCCATCCTCGTTCTTGTCTGTTTGTTTAAGTACATCAAATTCGTCACACTATGTAGTGCAATATTTAGAACCTACTATATCACACCTTTCTCCAACTATCTCTACACTTTTTTTCTTTCAAAGAAATTTCCGCATTTACATAATCGAGCACTTCCTTGTCACCCACTTTCAATAAATTATCCAATTTTGCTTAAGGACATTCACGAACATATTATTCACATGATCAAGTGTTAGGTAATAAATACAACacgggggggtgaatgtgttttggattatttttatgctttttgagctgttatggatgtggtgaacaaagtaatctacCTTGTAGAGATAAAGTATTTTAACAGAAATAAtgaaacatgcacatgaacacactatcttcaaaactcacttaattttatattaaaatcaagtatgtattgctacaaatttctgggttctttattgataaagaactcagcttctttatGATTgttgtccctcttagagcttctacaagtttcaGTTTATCAGCTAATGGATAACTGTCCAAGTAACCAGTCCtaattcttgagaatctgccaatcTTGATGTTTAGAAATTATCCATCCTTGGTtattctgctcatcccctttgccttgagatATTCAGATCTTTGTATATACATTTCTATCTCCTCAATATACTTTCTTTTCCACTCCTCACTTTCAGCCTTATATCTTGCTTTTCTTTCCTCCCTTTCTACCAACCATTAAGCTAAAATAGATCTCCATGTCTTTATTGCAGTATCTTTGtccttcagtaagcttatcacccttttgatCTCTGTGGGTGAAAATGTGTCCATTAATTTTttgccaagaaatgtgaaggttccatcctgatagtagattatttcttcccttagtgttacaacccaaactctgaccatttcttcagctaattcttgaaagtagtcttcatttGAGATGCACTAGTTCAGAGATAggaaattattttgattgaaacagttccagatggccccCTCAGTTACTTGCAGTTCTTTGATTTTCTCTCAACAGATTTGTAATGAATTTTGGTTGGTGGCttaacagaaggtaggtttgaagattttctttagagatgtttggCATGAGGTGATTAGTATTTTCAGTAAGGTGTTAGCGGTTTGTTTGTACAAGAATTCAGGCTTTGTAGTTTGAGGTGGTTTAatatttgagtttgttggcttagagggttgagcttggttgatttggattggtagGGATTGCTTTTGTGGTTCTGAGGTGTCttccttcttcttccttcttctctCCTCCCCTCTCTTCTTTTTTTCTCCCTTTTtctcatctttcttcttttctttgcaaccagttgctctagaagtttgacttgaatttgagccagaaggtggttgatcatcttgcttctgctcatcattATCCTTGTCATCCTTTAAGTTGTATTGTAGgtttggcaacatggtatcaGCATTCCAAGGTATCTCTCAAGAATTCtgatcatctcttcatcttcattTTTCTTGTACTTTTTGCATTTTAGATGAGATTGAAGAGTCATTATCAGCCTCATGTTTTCTCTAACATAATTCTTAAGAACAGTGAAGAGTTTACATTTCTTAGACTAAGGACagagataggcttcaggaaaagtatctatctgagccttcttgagttcatgaagcaattgggtgtcctctggaataacTATATGTACCTTGTCAATCACTACAACCAACTCAGATTCTCTCAATTTTTGAATATTGGAGAGAGACACCTATAGACATCTATCTAGTCcatacactactagaaaaatgcccttagacatcggttataaaccgatgtcttttttcttttaaaaccgatgtcttttttcttttaaaaccgatgtcttcgcatgtgtagagaaagggggggtctttaacatcggttttagcCGATGTTAAAGATGTACACAGACATCGATTTTTTGAGTAaactgatgtataattagcccttttttgaataaaatgtttAAACTAGATTGTCAAAAATGGTATTTAGGAGGTTAAATACCATTTTAAACATATAACAGGGAAGCACTTTTAACTAATAGACATCAGATTCCTAAATAAATCGATGTTTTAGTCCTTATTTTACATCGGTTTATTTCCTAAACTGATGTTAGACATGTATTATAACATCAGTTTTAGTTTAAGAAGCGATGTGAAATTTCTACTTTAACATCGGTCTTATTTTGTTTTACTTTTATGTACTTGCACAAACCGATGTGTTTTAACATTGTAGACATCGTTTTCTTTCTAATAATTTGATTTCATTTGTTGGTTTAGATATCATTTTTAGTTTGAGTAGGTCATGTGTTTTTAGTTGATTCACATCAGTTTTATAACAAGGACCGATGTTTGagttttaatttttaaaaaataatcatGTGCATTTGTGCATTTTTAGTTTGAGTAGGTAATTTAGACGGTTCTGTGTAGTAAGAATGTAAGTGTATGAATGCTGGGATTGGTGTATAGGTTTATAAATGCTGGGGGTTGTACATTTGGTAATGTAGATTCTGTAGTTTTTgaatgattgatgcagatgatggggttggtgttggcgatttttggatgattgatgcagatgatggggttggtgttggtggTTTTCGGATGATTGAATGGTTAAATGTATGAATGATTGACTGGTTGGATTTGTATGGATGCTTGTTATTCCAATGTTTTAGTTCTGGTTATGTAGTAAAGGACATcggttttatttataacaaatgtctattagtaacgagtacatcgctttattaaaaaattagtgatgtaaaattttatacaatttggtctataaatttcttacacatcactttcaattaagaaaagctaatgtcaaaaaagataatgtatactgatgctccagtatctttatctaacttggtggtagtggccatgggagttgatgcagtagaactgtcttgcattccaaatttcttgagtagatttctggtgtacttggattgactgatgaaagtaccttcttcagtttgtttgacttgaagtcccataaaataactcaactctcccatcatactcatttgatattttgactgcattaacttggaaaatctttcaaaaagttttgtatttgtagagtcaaagatgatatcatcaacatatatctgtaccaaaagcaagtcctttccatagttgaggtagaataaagttttgtcaattgtacctctgtgaaatccactttccagaaggaattgagccagagtctcataccatgctctaggagcttgcttaaggccataaagtgctttgtcaagcctgtagacatgatttagaaattttggatctacaaagcctggaggttgttcaacatatacctcttctttcaattttccattgaaaaaagcacttttcacatccatttgaaagactttaaacttcttgtgagcagcataagccaaaaagattcttatggcttccaatctagcaactggagcaaatatttcatcatagtcaataccctcctgttgagagtaacctttaacaaccatccttgctttgtttcttataattatgccatcactgtcagttttatttctgaacacccattttgtaccaacaattgatctgtcctttggtcttggtactagggtccagactttatttctttcaaattcatttaactcttcatacattgcttgcacccaatcagcatcttgaagagcttcttccactttctttggttcagtctgagatagaaaagaatgatagagacattcattttttgttattgttctagttctgacacctgcctcaggatctccaattattaagtcaggtttatgtgatttagtcaacttccttgcagatggaagttgatctctagaactgaatcctcccccatgatccatgctatctccattaGAATTTTCCGATGCTacccctgaagttatgctctctgagattccaaaatttgagttggatccttcaggttttgaagaattagagtttccagaattatcagaaattggctcatcagaacttgatgaattagaacttgaagagccagtgactggttctgatgcttcttgagagtcttgagatgtggtatgatcatcagcttgctccccctgaacaggtgcattttcctttggagcagttaccacagtttcaatgacatcagaatttaacccgtcagaacttacaggatcaggatttaggtcatcagaatttacagaatcagaatttacatcttcattttcaaatctcagctgatcatgatcattgaaatcttcaagtccagtaatcattttatcatcaaaagatatattgatagattccatgacaacccttgttcttaaattgtagactctgaaggcttttgtggaaagtggatatccaacaaaaattccttcatcagcttttagatcaaattttgacagctgttcaggatgagtcttaagaacaaaacacttgcatccaaatacatgaaagtatttcagatttggattctttttcttcaccatctcatatggtgtttttccatgcttgtttatgagtgtagcactttatataaaacaagcagtctgcacagcttcagcccaaaaataggttggtagctttgcttcatcaagcatagttcgtgcagcttcaataagagtcatgttctttctttctacaactccattctgctgtggagttctaggtgcagaaaattcttgctttattccttgctctttgcagaactcttccatgattgaattcttgaactcagtgccattatcacttcttattattttaacagaatctttgactaacttatccagctgtctgacatgatcagttagagtagatgcagtttcattcttcttgtgcaagaaatacacccaagtgtatcttgtgaactcatccactataatcatagcatatttcttctttacaatagacatgacattgactggaccaaatagatca is a window from the Apium graveolens cultivar Ventura unplaced genomic scaffold, ASM990537v1 ctg6010, whole genome shotgun sequence genome containing:
- the LOC141702970 gene encoding structural maintenance of chromosomes flexible hinge domain-containing protein GMI1-like, whose product is MESTSSNLKRMHREEGREAKCPKRTKQLSKFEQIKQKYNFEAALADLIDNSLQASWSDHNNFRQISIDINKDIISIFHNGTSIDSSQETSIVQWGLSASREQELNQQSVGDSDLYLTPLFGKFGYGVAVSSMHLGRRARICSNTKASGEICIIDIESDGSLQDSSGALIKMTEGGMPSTSEEDLIESFRGRFTKVQIFDLHMGGVGLHKLLCRLKDIYFPYIQIDKTCALRVKPVEFQVNGQNLAYIDGGKVSITNLHACSGPEFKLQLCLSSIPEVAGSPSCTSRKGNARMTFVYFPIIQGEENTDRIIKELDVSGYGIEGFSCVSVRRLGRLLPNACWALLPFMEPKLKTGDEAYRLKRCYSRVKCFIETDGGFFPTQCKTDLMHEDPYTNALKSFGAQLPRDHQGLHVQILKEENIWSLPQLERLYKDWILNMHTKFDEEVVCNDQETVMANVNPSNKWLLGITPHVVRVCKKVSRKGKLWQSGQKIKIWKGASAKFQKTNTYATIDYILVEGFPGSTGGESYFICRRIDTEHDMGCQVIKNSNEEYIIINIRQAVILPLRAIDSGKVEEVDSFRWNKKISKHLEDQPRHVISGVRDSPPNMMNVSFLREETPSNNGLQTQNKETYLWEENQRLKSRLLDYQKSEEALILREQELRGKLAKSQQEYDELCPKVLSNYLKDYC